One Acidobacteriota bacterium genomic window carries:
- a CDS encoding 3-oxoacyl-ACP reductase FabG, whose amino-acid sequence MVLKDQVALITGASSGIGYATAIAMAREGARVGVNYHKNKAGATQAVDEISKAGGDAEAIRADVTSAAEVQAMVDAMRRRWGRVDILVNNAGDLLARRMLSDMTEDYWNQIMDLNLKSVFLCVKAVWEEMTARRSGNIINMASIAGRNGGGPGSAAYATAKGGLITYTKGLAKELAPYGVRVNGIAPGVIATPYHERYSPPEVFQRFIATIPLGRAGTSEEIASVVVFLASPAASYIVGETIEVNGGMLMD is encoded by the coding sequence ATGGTTCTTAAAGACCAAGTCGCACTCATCACCGGTGCATCGAGCGGCATCGGTTACGCCACAGCCATCGCCATGGCGCGCGAAGGCGCTCGCGTTGGAGTCAACTATCATAAGAACAAGGCCGGCGCTACGCAAGCCGTAGACGAAATCAGCAAAGCGGGGGGCGATGCTGAAGCGATCCGCGCCGATGTCACTTCTGCAGCGGAAGTCCAGGCAATGGTGGACGCCATGCGCAGGCGGTGGGGGCGCGTCGACATCCTGGTGAACAACGCCGGAGACCTCCTGGCGCGGCGCATGCTTTCCGACATGACAGAAGATTACTGGAACCAGATCATGGACCTCAACCTGAAAAGCGTCTTCCTTTGTGTCAAGGCGGTTTGGGAGGAAATGACGGCCCGCAGGAGCGGAAACATCATCAACATGGCCTCCATTGCAGGGCGCAACGGCGGCGGACCGGGATCTGCTGCCTATGCCACAGCGAAAGGCGGGTTGATCACCTACACCAAGGGCCTGGCTAAGGAACTGGCTCCCTACGGCGTCCGGGTGAACGGAATTGCGCCGGGTGTGATCGCCACGCCCTATCACGAACGTTACAGCCCTCCTGAAGTTTTCCAGAGGTTTATCGCCACCATCCCGCTCGGACGCGCCGGGACATCGGAGGAAATCGCCAGCGTAGTTGTCTTTCTGGCGTCGCCGGCGGCCAGCTACATCGTAGGAGAAACCATCGAAGTGAATGGCGGAATGCTGATGGATTAG
- a CDS encoding FHA domain-containing protein, which translates to MREASPRLIVTDTSGGVREVEISKSEFTMGRQSDNDLVLFESRISRHHAHIVKTSQGYLLEDVGSRHGTFVNGTLVASCLLKSGDQISLGVAETYALSFLMQEAELPGLLEELGKATQSAAPQLEYLNLLLQLAQTLYRSPNLEKVLAVLVDTAISITGADRGLLFLRGMGGELHLRLGRAKDEITLDPPPEDYSKAVVQHVAETGREEIVLEEVSTGRATNETVTIQGGIRGVVAVPLQRLPVTDARGESIVGVAPEQLGVLYLDSRSGATSLTGLDRQVLQTLAVEGATVIENARLLRMAREQERVQHDLELARNIQQDLLPKELPASAFFDVHAFTVPSSSVGGDYYDAVTLPQNRYGFVVADVSGKGLPAAILSANLQGAFAAVASGDLELPETFSRVNDFLCQRSATAMYATVFYGVISPGGKFNFVNAGHAYPLVVRSNCAVQALETSNFPLGLFPDIKFEAGNAHLEAGDIVLVFSDGLTEAQNYRNELFGESRLNGVACECAKLPAREVSEKILKAVKTFVGNAPPSDDLTLVVLRYVGG; encoded by the coding sequence ATGCGGGAGGCTTCTCCGCGGCTGATTGTCACAGACACATCAGGAGGCGTGCGCGAAGTCGAAATCTCGAAGTCCGAATTTACCATGGGCCGGCAGAGTGACAACGACCTTGTGCTTTTTGAGAGCCGGATTTCGCGCCACCATGCGCACATCGTCAAGACCTCGCAGGGCTATCTGCTGGAAGACGTGGGAAGCCGCCACGGGACCTTTGTAAACGGAACTCTGGTAGCCAGTTGCCTGCTGAAGTCGGGCGACCAGATCAGCCTGGGAGTGGCGGAAACCTACGCCCTTTCATTTCTTATGCAGGAGGCTGAACTTCCCGGTTTGCTGGAGGAACTAGGCAAGGCAACCCAAAGCGCGGCCCCTCAGCTCGAGTACCTGAACCTGCTGCTGCAGCTGGCGCAGACACTTTATCGTTCGCCCAATCTGGAAAAAGTTCTGGCGGTGCTTGTGGACACTGCCATTAGCATCACGGGGGCCGACCGTGGCCTGCTTTTCCTGCGCGGCATGGGGGGAGAACTCCATCTGCGATTAGGACGCGCCAAGGATGAAATCACCCTGGACCCGCCGCCCGAGGACTATTCAAAAGCTGTGGTCCAACATGTGGCGGAAACCGGGCGCGAAGAGATAGTGCTGGAAGAAGTGTCTACCGGACGCGCCACAAACGAGACCGTCACCATCCAGGGAGGCATCCGGGGCGTGGTGGCGGTCCCGCTGCAAAGACTTCCCGTGACTGATGCCCGTGGCGAGTCCATCGTGGGCGTCGCACCGGAACAACTGGGTGTTCTCTACCTGGATAGCCGCTCGGGTGCCACATCGCTGACGGGGCTTGACCGTCAGGTACTCCAGACCTTGGCCGTGGAGGGCGCCACTGTAATTGAAAATGCCAGGTTGCTGCGTATGGCGCGCGAGCAGGAACGCGTCCAGCACGACCTGGAGCTTGCACGGAACATCCAGCAGGACCTGCTCCCGAAGGAATTGCCCGCCAGCGCGTTTTTCGACGTCCATGCCTTTACGGTACCTTCGTCCAGCGTGGGAGGCGATTACTACGATGCAGTTACGTTGCCGCAGAATCGGTACGGATTTGTAGTAGCCGACGTTTCCGGCAAGGGCCTGCCGGCTGCCATCCTTTCGGCCAACCTTCAGGGGGCTTTTGCCGCCGTAGCATCGGGAGATCTCGAATTGCCCGAAACCTTCAGCCGCGTAAATGACTTCCTCTGCCAGCGTTCGGCCACGGCCATGTACGCCACCGTGTTCTACGGCGTCATCAGCCCTGGTGGAAAATTCAATTTCGTCAACGCCGGGCACGCCTACCCGCTGGTGGTCCGAAGCAATTGCGCCGTGCAGGCGCTGGAAACGTCAAACTTCCCATTGGGGCTCTTCCCGGACATCAAGTTTGAGGCAGGAAACGCCCACCTCGAAGCAGGCGACATCGTTCTGGTGTTTTCAGACGGATTGACCGAGGCGCAGAATTACCGGAACGAACTCTTCGGAGAGTCAAGACTGAATGGAGTGGCCTGCGAGTGCGCAAAGCTTCCCGCCCGTGAGGTCTCGGAAAAAATTCTGAAGGCTGTGAAAACCTTTGTAGGAAACGCGCCGCCTTCAGACGATTTGACGCTGGTGGTGCTGCGCTACGTGGGCGGTTAG
- the trxA gene encoding thioredoxin: MGNIQHVNNEQWQALEKDPKPTFVDFWATWCAPCRAMEPTFEKLAENYSAQFNFAKVNVDEVPELAGKFGIRSIPTLILVKDGKVAEQMVGARPYSELARVLDAHSIVTAK, from the coding sequence ATGGGAAACATCCAGCATGTGAATAATGAGCAATGGCAAGCACTCGAGAAAGACCCCAAGCCGACGTTTGTAGACTTTTGGGCCACATGGTGCGCCCCTTGCCGTGCAATGGAACCCACCTTTGAAAAGCTCGCGGAGAACTACTCTGCGCAGTTCAATTTTGCCAAGGTGAACGTGGACGAAGTCCCCGAGCTTGCCGGCAAGTTCGGCATCCGGTCCATTCCCACGCTGATTCTGGTGAAGGACGGGAAGGTTGCCGAGCAGATGGTCGGCGCCCGACCTTACAGCGAACTAGCCAGGGTACTCGACGCCCATTCGATAGTTACTGCAAAATAA
- a CDS encoding ATP-binding cassette domain-containing protein: MIEVENLTKRYGPTLAVSDVSFQVQKGEILGFLGPNGAGKTTTMRIITGFLSPSEGRVRVAGIDVVESPLDAKRHIGYLPETPPVYTDMTVNEYLAFVGRIKGVPRAELRKRVGEVSEKCSITDVQDRQIGKLSKGYRQRVGLAQALIHNPDILILDEPTAGLDPKQIIETRALIKGLAGQHTVILSTHILPEVSKTCQRVVVISKGSVVAMGAPDELTARLQGYGSVLVTVEGPTPEIMSKLQAVPGVNLVEPVEASGSRVTLEVHTEKNQEVRSELARAIVESGWSLFELKTSGMSLEDIFLKLTTRDLGEEAPAAHAQPAEVQKPHKPGETEVLN; encoded by the coding sequence ATGATTGAAGTTGAAAATCTGACGAAGCGGTATGGTCCGACGCTGGCGGTTTCTGATGTCAGCTTCCAGGTGCAGAAGGGCGAGATCCTCGGCTTCCTGGGCCCAAACGGCGCGGGCAAGACCACTACGATGCGCATCATCACAGGTTTCCTTTCACCCAGCGAGGGCCGCGTGCGCGTGGCCGGTATTGACGTGGTCGAGTCGCCGCTCGATGCCAAAAGGCACATCGGCTACCTGCCTGAAACTCCGCCTGTTTATACTGACATGACGGTGAATGAATACCTCGCATTCGTAGGCCGCATCAAGGGCGTCCCACGAGCTGAACTGAGGAAGAGGGTCGGGGAAGTCAGTGAAAAGTGTTCTATTACCGACGTACAGGACCGCCAGATCGGGAAGCTTTCCAAGGGTTACCGCCAGCGCGTGGGGCTGGCGCAGGCACTCATTCACAACCCTGACATTTTGATTCTCGATGAGCCCACGGCAGGCCTGGATCCCAAGCAAATCATCGAGACCCGCGCACTGATTAAAGGGCTGGCCGGCCAGCATACTGTGATTCTCAGCACGCATATTCTTCCGGAAGTTTCAAAAACCTGCCAGCGCGTGGTTGTCATCAGCAAGGGATCCGTAGTCGCCATGGGCGCCCCGGATGAGCTTACTGCGCGCCTGCAGGGATATGGATCTGTCCTGGTAACCGTGGAAGGGCCGACGCCGGAGATCATGAGCAAGTTGCAGGCGGTGCCTGGCGTGAACCTGGTAGAGCCCGTCGAGGCTTCAGGCTCCCGAGTCACACTGGAAGTTCATACCGAAAAGAACCAGGAAGTACGGTCGGAGCTCGCACGCGCTATCGTCGAGTCCGGATGGAGTCTGTTTGAACTGAAGACCAGCGGAATGAGCCTGGAAGATATTTTCCTTAAACTCACAACTCGCGACCTGGGCGAAGAAGCCCCTGCGGCGCACGCCCAGCCTGCCGAGGTACAAAAACCGCATAAACCCGGAGAAACGGAAGTTCTTAACTGA
- a CDS encoding EVE domain-containing protein, which translates to MANKWLFKSDPEHYSFQDLARDGKAVWDGISNNLALKNLRDVHRGDEVMIYHSGKERAVVGLAEVLSNPYPDPKKKEMTLVVVDIAARGAVPRPVGLDEIKKQAELKDFDLVRLPRLSVMPVSDKQWKAVLTLAKR; encoded by the coding sequence GTGGCGAATAAATGGCTATTTAAGTCCGACCCTGAACACTATTCCTTTCAGGACCTCGCGCGGGACGGGAAGGCCGTGTGGGACGGGATATCCAATAACCTCGCCCTCAAGAACCTTCGCGATGTCCACCGTGGGGATGAGGTGATGATCTACCACTCGGGAAAGGAACGCGCTGTGGTAGGGCTTGCGGAAGTGCTAAGCAATCCTTATCCTGACCCGAAAAAGAAGGAAATGACACTGGTAGTGGTGGATATCGCCGCGCGCGGAGCCGTCCCGCGGCCGGTCGGCCTGGACGAGATCAAGAAGCAGGCGGAACTCAAAGACTTTGACTTGGTTCGGCTGCCGCGCCTGTCGGTGATGCCGGTTTCAGATAAACAGTGGAAGGCAGTTCTTACCTTGGCCAAACGCTGA
- a CDS encoding protease HtpX: MWNNIKTTALLGVLTGVLLVFGQLLGGQSGLMFALVLAALMNFGSYFFSDKIALSMSGAQPISREEGPRIYQIVERLAGKANIPVPKIYMIPTGSPNAFATGRNPKHASVAVTRGILDLCDDEEIEGVLAHELGHVRNRDILTSAVVATLAGAITLIARMVFWGEMFGFGGGGNDREGGALSALAMMILAPIAAVLIQLAISRSREYEADATGAHITGNPQGLARALRKIDEWSKRVPMQVAPSMAHMFICQPLTGREIFSNLFSTHPPIKKRIERLVGPGYY; encoded by the coding sequence ATGTGGAACAACATTAAGACGACAGCCTTGCTGGGAGTTCTGACCGGTGTTCTGCTCGTGTTTGGCCAGCTCTTGGGCGGTCAGAGTGGCTTGATGTTCGCGCTGGTATTGGCCGCGTTAATGAATTTTGGCAGCTATTTTTTCTCCGACAAGATCGCGCTTTCCATGTCTGGAGCGCAGCCTATTTCGCGCGAGGAAGGTCCGCGCATTTACCAGATCGTCGAGCGATTGGCCGGCAAGGCGAATATTCCCGTACCAAAGATTTATATGATTCCCACTGGCTCGCCCAACGCCTTTGCGACCGGCCGCAATCCGAAGCACGCTTCAGTAGCCGTCACGCGCGGCATCCTGGACCTGTGCGATGACGAAGAGATTGAAGGCGTCCTGGCCCACGAGCTTGGGCACGTGCGGAACCGCGACATCCTCACCAGCGCCGTAGTAGCCACGCTCGCCGGCGCCATCACTCTTATAGCCCGGATGGTTTTCTGGGGAGAAATGTTCGGCTTTGGCGGGGGTGGGAATGACCGCGAAGGAGGCGCGCTTTCGGCGCTGGCCATGATGATTCTGGCGCCTATTGCGGCGGTCCTGATTCAGCTGGCGATTTCGCGCTCCCGCGAATACGAGGCCGACGCCACCGGCGCGCACATCACGGGGAATCCTCAGGGGCTGGCACGGGCGCTGAGGAAAATCGACGAGTGGTCGAAGCGGGTGCCGATGCAGGTTGCGCCTTCGATGGCGCATATGTTTATCTGTCAACCCTTAACCGGACGAGAAATATTTTCCAATCTTTTCTCCACTCACCCGCCGATCAAGAAGCGCATCGAGCGACTGGTAGGCCCTGGTTATTATTGA
- a CDS encoding mandelate racemase/muconate lactonizing enzyme family protein yields MRIAKIETAVVEANYDWTIVKVSTDKSITGWGEAFFAPGLTGVIREFNEFLPGEDPRDVDRLTRLMRTAMGATGTAGMGFHAISGVETALWDIMGKASGLPVYQFLGGKYRDRVRIYADCHAGKGLSSLSPVLLPRTPGWAQKPGRSKRERSELSPKYHGGQKSEARQIRAGDFARHAASMKRRGFTALKFDVDVPSEFSLDDYNRSLTRKEINLMAGLVGSLRKAIGPEVDLAIDCHWNYGVNDAIKLARACEAFDLLWLEDPVPPENTDAVRRVTEATSTPIATGENHYQRHQFRELLERGAVDILAPDYQKVGGLLEGRRIADMAEVHYVAVAPHNISSPIGTMASAHLCAATPNFLALEWHAESVPFFDELIKGRKKPLIEKGYVEVTEKPGLGIELDERVAFKYRKAGEPFFDQPPRTQGLGNRD; encoded by the coding sequence ATGCGGATCGCGAAGATCGAAACTGCGGTAGTGGAAGCAAACTACGACTGGACGATTGTGAAGGTCTCGACGGACAAGTCCATCACGGGATGGGGGGAGGCTTTCTTCGCTCCCGGGCTGACGGGCGTGATCCGCGAATTCAACGAATTTCTGCCCGGCGAAGACCCGCGCGACGTGGACCGCCTGACGCGCCTGATGCGCACGGCCATGGGAGCGACGGGGACTGCCGGCATGGGCTTCCACGCCATCAGCGGGGTGGAGACGGCCCTGTGGGACATTATGGGCAAGGCTTCGGGTCTGCCGGTCTATCAGTTCCTTGGCGGTAAATACCGCGACCGCGTTCGCATCTATGCCGACTGCCATGCGGGCAAAGGGCTTTCCAGCCTGTCGCCCGTGCTGCTGCCGCGCACTCCCGGCTGGGCGCAGAAGCCGGGCAGGTCCAAACGTGAGCGGAGTGAGCTGAGCCCGAAGTACCACGGCGGGCAAAAGTCTGAGGCGCGTCAGATTCGCGCCGGGGACTTCGCCCGGCACGCCGCATCCATGAAGCGGCGCGGCTTTACGGCTTTGAAGTTCGATGTGGACGTTCCAAGCGAATTCTCTCTGGACGATTACAACCGCTCGTTGACGCGCAAGGAAATCAACCTGATGGCGGGCCTGGTGGGCTCGCTTCGCAAGGCGATCGGTCCCGAAGTCGATCTCGCCATCGACTGCCATTGGAACTACGGAGTGAATGACGCCATCAAGCTGGCGCGCGCCTGCGAAGCGTTTGACCTGCTGTGGCTCGAGGACCCTGTCCCGCCTGAAAACACCGACGCCGTGCGCCGTGTGACAGAAGCCACTTCTACACCTATCGCAACTGGCGAAAACCATTACCAGCGCCACCAGTTCCGCGAGCTTCTGGAGCGCGGCGCGGTGGACATTCTGGCGCCAGACTACCAGAAAGTGGGTGGGCTGCTTGAAGGGCGCCGCATCGCGGACATGGCGGAAGTCCATTACGTCGCCGTTGCTCCGCACAACATCTCAAGCCCCATCGGCACCATGGCGTCGGCCCATCTGTGCGCTGCCACGCCGAACTTCCTGGCCCTCGAATGGCATGCTGAATCCGTTCCGTTTTTTGACGAGCTGATCAAGGGTCGCAAAAAACCGCTGATCGAAAAAGGCTACGTCGAAGTGACTGAGAAACCCGGCCTCGGCATCGAACTCGATGAGCGGGTGGCCTTCAAATACCGCAAAGCCGGCGAGCCCTTCTTCGACCAGCCGCCGCGAACTCAGGGATTAGGAAACAGGGATTAG
- a CDS encoding uracil-DNA glycosylase — protein MAEFASSNLKLEKVQRQVIRCTRCPRLVEYREKVAREKRRMFRDWEYWGKPVPSFGDPNAELLIVGLAPAAHGANRTGRMFTGDRSGEFLFRALYEAGFANQPDSHDRNDGLRLDGCYITASLRCAPPANKPLPQELRNCQPYLESELELLSRVRAVLALGRIAFNRYLDVVEERVSLPPRSKMPFAHGASYELPGGLPCLFASYHPSQQNTQTGKLTRAMMHGVLAEIDTYLRAFRCAD, from the coding sequence ATGGCTGAATTCGCGTCGTCCAATCTCAAGCTTGAGAAGGTGCAGCGGCAAGTAATCCGGTGCACGCGCTGCCCGCGGCTGGTGGAGTATCGGGAGAAAGTGGCGAGGGAAAAGCGGCGGATGTTTCGCGACTGGGAGTACTGGGGAAAGCCCGTGCCGAGCTTTGGCGACCCGAACGCGGAGCTGCTAATCGTGGGGCTCGCACCCGCTGCCCACGGGGCCAACCGCACCGGGCGGATGTTCACCGGTGACCGCTCTGGTGAATTCCTTTTTCGCGCTCTTTATGAGGCGGGATTCGCTAATCAACCGGATTCCCATGACCGGAATGATGGGCTGAGACTTGACGGTTGTTACATCACGGCTTCTCTGCGATGCGCGCCGCCGGCGAACAAGCCGCTGCCCCAGGAACTGCGGAATTGCCAGCCCTACCTGGAAAGCGAACTTGAACTCCTAAGCCGCGTACGCGCGGTCCTGGCGTTGGGCCGGATTGCTTTTAACCGGTATCTTGACGTGGTTGAAGAAAGAGTGAGCCTGCCGCCGCGCTCGAAGATGCCATTTGCACACGGAGCGAGCTATGAGTTGCCGGGCGGATTGCCATGCCTCTTCGCCTCCTATCACCCCAGCCAGCAGAATACGCAAACCGGAAAGCTGACCCGCGCGATGATGCACGGGGTATTGGCTGAAATCGACACATATCTTCGGGCATTCAGGTGCGCCGACTAA
- a CDS encoding ABC transporter — protein sequence MRNILAVAGKELRAYFHSPIAYLVMAVYAVLCGFFFYSFAATYVVQTFRMQAMGGGMGMPNMTINDYVIRPLFQGVLTIVLLLVIPLITMRLYAEEKRSGTIELLLTSPVTDFQIIAGKFLGALTLFATMIVITFVYISALFIYGNPSAKPLIAQAVGLFLFGASLLALGMWISTFTKNQIIAAVVSFAAFLLIYVLNWVTAYSSGTISKVLSYMAITTHFDGFAKGVVDLKDLVYYLSVIVLGVFLTARSVEAFKGRV from the coding sequence ATGCGCAACATTCTGGCAGTGGCAGGCAAGGAACTCCGCGCTTATTTTCATTCACCCATTGCCTATCTGGTGATGGCTGTTTACGCGGTGCTCTGTGGGTTCTTCTTCTACAGCTTTGCGGCCACCTACGTGGTGCAGACCTTCCGGATGCAGGCGATGGGAGGGGGAATGGGCATGCCGAACATGACCATCAACGACTACGTCATCCGGCCCCTGTTCCAGGGCGTCCTGACGATTGTTCTGTTGCTGGTGATTCCACTGATCACCATGAGGCTTTACGCGGAAGAAAAACGTTCGGGGACCATTGAACTTCTCCTGACGTCTCCCGTCACCGACTTCCAGATCATCGCAGGAAAATTCCTCGGCGCGCTAACCCTATTTGCCACCATGATCGTGATTACGTTTGTATACATCAGCGCCTTGTTCATATACGGGAATCCTTCCGCCAAGCCTTTGATAGCGCAGGCCGTAGGACTTTTTCTGTTTGGCGCTTCGCTGCTGGCCCTGGGCATGTGGATTTCAACATTTACCAAGAATCAGATTATTGCCGCGGTTGTGTCCTTCGCGGCGTTTCTTCTGATCTACGTTTTGAATTGGGTGACGGCCTATTCAAGCGGGACCATCAGCAAGGTCCTTTCCTACATGGCGATAACCACTCACTTTGACGGCTTCGCCAAGGGTGTGGTGGACCTGAAGGATCTTGTTTATTACTTATCGGTAATTGTACTCGGCGTGTTCCTCACGGCTCGATCGGTTGAAGCTTTCAAGGGGAGGGTCTGA
- a CDS encoding DUF4340 domain-containing protein, whose translation MNKKYLQTLIALAVLAILWGAFTYFGRKKPATGSEAKSVESKKILPLNNNQIVAFTVTSTGDKPVTCAHEGNTWQITDPARLAADSSTISSFLTSLTSAVPDDVISEKPDSLKEFGLDPAATTIEVKTNASPQEFTLRLGSSTPTNNGIYAQVAGQGRVFTLASYLKDSLEKKLFDFRNKKVVTLDRDSIRRVDVSSKKDSYQLVKNADGIWDLTLPPPVRADHFSVESLVDELGNASMQGIVAENKKDLGRYGFSNPTMTIHLTSDTGGETLVLGKKEGANYYAMNSALGTVFTLGSDFLSQFQKQPSDLRSKDLFTFSTYEVNQITLQGPKGRRVFMHHKNDKWEQTEPASMEISVDKMQTLLQDLRDLSAQSFPKKDPTDLAAYGLTKPEYTVQVQYGDDKKTQAVQISQVGNNVYARQVTDLVPAELPKDTVTKFQKDLDALK comes from the coding sequence ATGAACAAGAAATACCTACAGACCTTAATCGCATTGGCAGTCCTGGCAATTCTTTGGGGCGCATTTACCTACTTCGGACGCAAGAAGCCCGCGACGGGCTCCGAGGCAAAGAGCGTCGAATCAAAAAAGATCCTTCCGCTGAATAACAACCAGATTGTCGCCTTTACGGTAACATCGACAGGCGACAAGCCCGTTACATGCGCTCATGAAGGGAACACCTGGCAGATTACTGATCCGGCGAGACTGGCGGCAGATTCTTCAACCATTAGCAGCTTCCTTACCAGCCTCACCAGCGCCGTGCCGGATGATGTGATCAGCGAAAAGCCCGACAGCCTGAAAGAATTCGGCCTCGACCCCGCCGCGACCACGATCGAAGTCAAAACGAATGCCAGCCCGCAGGAATTTACCCTGCGCCTTGGAAGCTCCACCCCTACGAACAACGGCATCTATGCGCAGGTTGCCGGCCAGGGTCGCGTGTTCACCCTCGCCAGCTATTTGAAGGATTCGCTGGAGAAGAAGCTGTTCGACTTCCGCAACAAGAAAGTAGTGACGCTCGACCGTGACAGCATCCGCCGGGTAGACGTTTCATCGAAGAAGGACAGTTACCAGCTTGTGAAGAACGCCGACGGCATTTGGGACCTGACGTTGCCGCCTCCCGTGCGTGCAGACCACTTTTCCGTCGAAAGCCTGGTGGATGAGCTTGGCAACGCCTCCATGCAGGGCATCGTTGCCGAAAACAAGAAAGATCTTGGCCGTTATGGCTTCTCGAACCCTACCATGACCATTCACCTCACCAGTGACACGGGTGGAGAGACGCTGGTGCTGGGCAAGAAAGAAGGCGCCAATTATTACGCCATGAATTCAGCTTTGGGCACGGTCTTCACGCTGGGCTCGGACTTCCTCTCGCAGTTCCAGAAGCAGCCTTCAGACCTCCGCTCCAAAGACCTGTTTACCTTTTCCACCTACGAGGTGAACCAGATCACACTCCAGGGCCCCAAAGGGCGGCGCGTGTTTATGCATCACAAGAACGACAAGTGGGAGCAAACTGAGCCGGCCAGCATGGAGATTTCTGTCGACAAGATGCAGACCCTGCTGCAGGACCTCCGTGACCTGAGCGCGCAATCGTTTCCGAAGAAGGACCCTACTGATTTGGCTGCGTACGGGCTGACGAAACCGGAGTACACCGTTCAGGTTCAGTATGGCGACGATAAAAAGACCCAGGCTGTACAAATCTCCCAGGTGGGCAATAACGTTTACGCACGCCAGGTCACGGACCTGGTGCCGGCAGAGCTTCCTAAAGATACCGTCACGAAATTTCAAAAAGACCTCGACGCGCTCAAGTAG
- a CDS encoding rhodanese-like domain-containing protein, with product MIRAPGLAHELQNSGVKPLLLQVGFERLYAQGHIPGSKYCGPGRSPDGVAQLKACLEGVSRKRAIVLYCGCCPWEECPNIRPAFEAAKEMGFSNIKVLHIPDNFGRDWAAKGYPVSRGE from the coding sequence GTGATTCGAGCGCCTGGATTGGCACACGAGCTTCAGAATTCCGGCGTCAAGCCACTGCTGTTGCAGGTCGGGTTTGAACGTCTTTATGCCCAGGGACATATTCCGGGGTCCAAATACTGTGGCCCGGGGCGAAGCCCTGACGGCGTTGCCCAGCTGAAGGCCTGCCTGGAGGGCGTTTCGCGCAAGCGGGCAATTGTTCTTTACTGCGGGTGTTGCCCGTGGGAGGAATGCCCGAATATCCGTCCGGCATTCGAGGCCGCGAAGGAAATGGGGTTCAGCAACATCAAAGTTCTTCACATTCCGGACAATTTTGGCCGAGATTGGGCCGCGAAAGGCTATCCCGTCAGCCGGGGAGAGTAG
- a CDS encoding class I SAM-dependent methyltransferase: MDAGSHWETIYRTKAANEVSWYRSHLERSLALIESASLGPTAGIIDIGGGESTLVDDLLALGYKDLTVLDVSQTALDVTKERLGERAKAVHWVCADVTQADFPGDAFDVWHDRAVFHFLTEQGQREAYVRVAAQAVKLGGHIIVSTFGPEGPTKCSGLDVVRYDAESLHGEFGNRFRLVESFKDLHQTPSGTTQQFLYCYCRLV; encoded by the coding sequence ATGGATGCTGGCTCTCACTGGGAAACAATTTACAGGACGAAAGCTGCCAATGAAGTGAGTTGGTACCGTTCGCATTTGGAACGTTCGCTCGCCTTGATTGAATCGGCTTCCCTAGGCCCGACCGCAGGCATCATCGATATCGGCGGCGGAGAATCAACCCTGGTGGACGATCTCCTGGCACTCGGATACAAGGACCTGACAGTCCTGGATGTTTCACAAACCGCACTGGATGTAACAAAAGAAAGGCTCGGGGAACGTGCTAAAGCGGTCCATTGGGTTTGTGCTGATGTCACTCAAGCGGATTTTCCCGGGGATGCCTTCGATGTATGGCACGATCGGGCCGTATTTCACTTCCTGACTGAGCAGGGGCAGCGAGAAGCATATGTTCGGGTTGCTGCGCAGGCAGTTAAGCTAGGCGGCCACATTATAGTGAGCACTTTCGGACCTGAAGGCCCCACGAAATGCAGTGGACTCGATGTGGTGCGATATGACGCTGAGTCCCTGCACGGCGAGTTCGGAAATCGCTTCAGACTCGTCGAGAGTTTCAAAGATTTGCACCAGACTCCTTCCGGGACAACTCAGCAGTTTCTCTACTGCTACTGCAGACTTGTCTAA